One Myripristis murdjan chromosome 17, fMyrMur1.1, whole genome shotgun sequence DNA segment encodes these proteins:
- the gk5 gene encoding glycerol kinase 5, producing the protein MGSHRNGLSKERFILSVDVGTTSIRCHVYDKEAKIKGSCATKVVSLYPEPGLVEMDPEALWQGFVIVVKGAVQDAGIHMRQVEALGISTQRSTFTTWDRKTGVPFHNFISWQDLRAAELVKSWNRSCTMKVIQGTMKVLHLLSRQKRFLAASLLVFSTQHVTFRLLWAITHYKQLSEAVAEGNCCFGTVDTWLLYKLTKGLVHATDYSNASTTGIFDSYQMCWSGFLCSLVSLPLSIFPKVLNTGHHFGSTDPSIFGVSIPIMSVMADQQAAMFGQCCFDTGDVKITMGTGTFMDINTGSKPHTSVAGLYPLVGWKIGSEVVYLAEGNAADTGTAINWAQELELFSDVQQTSAMAYSVPDSDGVCFVPSFSGLQAPLNDPKACASFMGLRPSNTKCHLVRAILESVAFRNKQLYETMLRETNIPINKIRVDGGVCTNDFVMQLTADLFGRKISRPQYCEMSCLGAAFVAGLGAGFWRSQEDLKKLQTTDKVFMPRGAAQPGRAAGHLNGEYIPVLQSWERAIRRSMNWYSKP; encoded by the exons ATGGGAAGTCATAGGAACGGATTAAGTAAAGAGCGCTTCATTTTGTCGGTGGACGTCGGGACGACCTCAATCAGATGTCACGTCTACGACAAGGAGGCGAAGATAAAAGGATCATGCGCCACAAAG GTTGTTTCCCTGTACCCAGAGCCAGGCCTGGTGGAGATGGACCCTGAGGCGCTGTGGCAAGGCTTCGTCATTGTGGTCAAGGGGGCTGTGCAAG ATGCAGGAATACATATGCGTCAGGTTGAGGCGCTTGGCATCTCCACTCAGCGGAGCACCTTCACCACATGGGACAG AAAAACTGGGGTACCTTTCCATAACTTCATCAGCTGGCAGGACCTGAGGGCTGCAGAGCTGGTGAAGTCCTGGAACAGATCCTGCACCATGAAA GTAATCCAGGGTACGATGAAGGTGTTACACTTGCTGTCCAGACAGAAACGATTCCTGGCGGCAAGCCTTTTGGTCTTCTCAACCCAGCATGTCACCTTTCGCCTCCTCTGGGCCATCACACACTacaaacag TTGAGTGAGGCCGTGGCTGAAGGCAACTGCTGCTTTGGAACAGTAGACACCTGGCTTCTGTACAAGCTCACAAAGG GATTGGTTCACGCCACAGACTACTCTAATGCCAGCACCACAGGGATATTTGACTCCTATCAG ATGTGTTGGAGTGGATTTCTCTGCTCTCTTGTTTCGCTGCCTCTCTCCATTTTCCCCAAAGTCCTGAACACAGG TCATCACTTTGGATCAACAGACCCTTCTATCTTTGGAGTGTCCATTCCTATCATGTCTGTG ATGGCTGATCAGCAGGCTGCCATGTTTGGACAGTGCTGCTTTGACACCGGCGACGTCAAGATCACCATGGGAACGGGCACATTCATGGACATAAACACTGGGAGCAAGCCACATACATCTGTAGCAG GTCTGTACCCACTGGTGGGGTGGAAGATTGGCTCAGAGGTTGTATATCTGGCCGAGGGCAACGCAGCAGACACTGGTACTGCCATCAACTGGGCACAGGAGCTGG AGCTGTTCTCTGATGTTCAACAGACTAGTGCCATGGCTTACAGTGTGCCTGACTCAGATGGAGTGTGTTTTGTGCCGTCCTTCAGTGGCTTGCAG GCTCCTCTGAACGATCCCAAAGCTTGTGCCTCCTTCATGGGCCTCAGACCGTCCAACACCAAGTGCCATCTGGTCCGTGCCATTCTGGAGTCTGTCGCGTTTAG AAACAAGCAGCTATATGAGACCATGTTGAGAGAAACAAATATTCCCATCAACAAGATCAG GGTGGACGGCGGCGTTTGTACCAACGACTTTGTCATGCAGCTGACAGCAGATCTGTTTGGGAGGAAAATATCCAGACCACAATACTGTGAAATGTCATGTCTAGGGGCTGCTTTTGTCGCCGGACTTGGTGctg GCTTCTGGAGGAGCCAGGAAGACCTGAAGAAGTTGCAGACTACCGACAAGGTGTTCATGCCCCGAGGAGCAGCCCAGCCTGGCAGAGCTGCAGGACACCTAAACGGGGAATACATCCCTGTCCTCCAGAGCTGGGAGAGAGCGATCAGGCGCTCCATGAACTGGTACAGCAAGCCTTGA
- the atp1b3a gene encoding sodium/potassium-transporting ATPase subunit beta-3a translates to MASTEDKAVDKENVSNWKDSIYNPRTGELLGRTASSWGLILLFYLIFYCFLAGMFALTMWVMLLTLDEYTPKYRDRVPHPGLVIRPNSVDIWVNISDPEKYKTAYVKPLESFLESYNDTEQEKNKLCFSGEYFEQEDNKMEKEACQFKRSLLSSCSGLSDTTFGYGEGQPCVLLKMNRIIGLKPRGEPYINCTAKRNVVQMSYFPTEGRFDKMYFPYYGKKAHGNYVQPLVAVKLLVSPEDYGTEMTIECRVDGSDIRNNDDRDKFLGRVTFRVKVFK, encoded by the exons ATGGCAAGCACTGAGGATAAAGCAGTGGACAAGGAGAATGTGTCCAACTGGAAGGACTCCATCTACAACCCGCGGACCGGGGAGCTGCTGGGTCGCACAGCCAGCAGCTGGG GCCTCATTCTGTTGTTCTACCTGATTTTCTACTGTTTCCTGGCTGGCATGTTTGCCCTCACTATGTGGGTGATGCTCCTCACGCTGGATGAGTATACGCCAAAGTACAGAGATCGTGTTCCTCACCCAG GGTTGGTGATTCGTCCAAATTCAGTGGATATCTGGGTCAACATATCTGATCCAGAAAAGTATAAAACAGCCTATGTCAAACCTCTGGAGTCCTTCCTGGAAA GCTATAATGATACAGAGCAGGAGAAGAACAAGCTGTGCTTCTCAGGCGAGTATTTTGAGCAAGAGGACAACAAGATGGAGAAGGAGGCTTGCCAGTTCAAGAGGAGCTTACTGAGTAGCTGCTCCGGCCTGTCTGACACTACCTTTGGATATGGCGAGGGACAGCCCTGCGTGCTGCTGAAGATGAACAGG ATCATTGGCCTGAAGCCCCGCGGAGAACCCTACATCAACTGCACAGCCAAG AGAAACGTGGTTCAGATGAGCTATTTCCCCACTGAAGGACGTTTCGACAAGATGTATTTCCCCTACTATGGGAAGAAAGCTCAT GGGAATTATGTGCAGCCCCTGGTTGCTGTGAAGCTGTTGGTGAGCCCAGAGGACTACGGCACAGAGATGACGATCGAGTGCAGGGTAGACGGCTCCGACATCCGCAACAACGACGACAGGGATAAGTTCTTGGGCCGTGTCACTTTCCGGGTCAAGGTGTTTAAGTAA